The following are encoded in a window of Deinococcus arcticus genomic DNA:
- a CDS encoding DinB family protein, with protein sequence MPVPLLDRAALAPMGDTPAAVRARLLSELDQFEAHLTQRQADWTRVQPGRDWTPAQDAEHVALINEAIARVLSLLLSERALRPAPQTPGDLTSDGRRRAPAAALPSDTGLPWAGWPARWAQGRAALEAATAGLRATPGRTLWHPFFGELDALDWARMVTAHLAGHRRALERSVRA encoded by the coding sequence ATGCCTGTTCCCCTTCTGGACCGCGCCGCACTGGCCCCCATGGGCGACACCCCGGCGGCGGTGCGTGCCCGCCTGCTGAGCGAACTGGACCAGTTCGAGGCCCATCTGACCCAGCGCCAGGCCGACTGGACCCGGGTGCAGCCGGGCCGCGACTGGACCCCGGCCCAGGACGCCGAGCATGTGGCGCTGATCAACGAGGCCATTGCCCGGGTGCTGAGCCTGCTGCTCTCGGAGCGCGCGCTGCGCCCCGCGCCCCAGACCCCCGGCGACCTGACCTCTGATGGTCGCCGCAGGGCCCCCGCCGCTGCCCTGCCCAGTGACACGGGCCTGCCCTGGGCCGGGTGGCCGGCGCGCTGGGCCCAGGGCCGCGCGGCGCTGGAAGCCGCCACGGCCGGGCTGCGCGCCACCCCGGGCCGGACCCTGTGGCACCCCTTTTTCGGGGAACTGGACGCCCTGGACTGGGCCCGCATGGTCACGGCGCATCTGGCCGGGCACCGCCGGGCGCTGGAACGGAGCGTGCGCGCATGA
- a CDS encoding DUF3197 domain-containing protein translates to MNLPDPLGMPGAPRETWAAVQAHVQTPAPRSGQLILVTDWQGERQRAAYGALLERGADRVVVARAFGPHFGPAGVSALAELVAWAVGAGLTLREAVLPPPDAAQLLSEPDAALAARAVAASSPLDPGVFLPGTGRL, encoded by the coding sequence GTGAACCTGCCCGATCCCCTGGGGATGCCCGGCGCGCCGCGCGAGACGTGGGCCGCCGTGCAGGCCCATGTCCAGACCCCCGCACCGCGCAGCGGCCAGCTGATTCTGGTCACCGACTGGCAGGGCGAGCGCCAGCGCGCGGCCTACGGGGCGCTGCTGGAGCGCGGCGCCGACCGGGTGGTGGTGGCCCGCGCCTTTGGCCCGCACTTTGGCCCGGCGGGCGTTTCGGCCCTGGCTGAACTGGTGGCCTGGGCCGTGGGCGCCGGCCTGACCCTGCGTGAGGCCGTGCTGCCGCCCCCCGACGCCGCCCAGTTGCTCTCCGAACCGGACGCGGCCCTGGCAGCGCGGGCCGTGGCGGCCAGTTCGCCCCTGGACCCGGGCGTCTTTCTGCCGGGGACCGGGCGGCTGTAG
- a CDS encoding S4 domain-containing protein, whose protein sequence is MNTALPTLIAQARGGRVVRTPFLNGDDIDRRLLSGDDLKHRLAGGFPDARRVVLTLYPAHIPEVDSGVAVFRLTPEAGGPGWDLQDFSVHLRSLGLKEEQLGDLREERGAFLVAATGKAAQALADLTELGGRPVEVEAVGESAGRGSKVREVVVPSMRVDVVGAKGFGVSRAYFQQGIDGGKVRLNGSHARASSEIREGDSLSADGLGRIDFKRVVNETRRGNFKVELDVHK, encoded by the coding sequence ATGAACACTGCCCTCCCCACCCTGATCGCCCAGGCCCGGGGCGGCCGGGTCGTGCGCACCCCTTTTTTAAATGGGGACGACATTGACCGCCGCCTGCTGAGCGGCGACGACCTGAAACACCGGCTGGCCGGCGGCTTTCCCGATGCCCGGCGCGTGGTGCTCACCTTGTATCCCGCCCATATTCCCGAGGTGGATAGCGGCGTGGCCGTGTTTCGCCTGACCCCGGAAGCGGGCGGCCCCGGCTGGGACCTGCAGGACTTCAGCGTGCACCTGCGGAGCCTGGGCCTGAAAGAAGAGCAGCTGGGCGACCTGCGTGAAGAACGCGGCGCCTTTCTGGTGGCGGCCACCGGCAAGGCCGCGCAGGCGCTGGCCGACCTGACCGAACTGGGCGGGCGCCCGGTGGAGGTGGAAGCCGTGGGCGAGAGTGCTGGCCGGGGCAGCAAGGTGCGCGAGGTCGTGGTGCCCTCCATGCGGGTGGACGTGGTGGGCGCCAAGGGGTTTGGGGTCAGCCGCGCCTATTTTCAGCAGGGCATTGACGGCGGCAAGGTGCGCCTGAACGGCAGCCACGCGCGGGCCAGCAGCGAGATCCGCGAGGGCGATTCTCTGAGCGCCGATGGCCTGGGCCGCATTGACTTCAAGCGTGTGGTGAACGAAACCCGGCGCGGCAATTTCAAGGTGGAACTGGACGTGCACAAGTAA